Proteins from one bacterium genomic window:
- a CDS encoding glycosyltransferase family 2 protein encodes MEASPIKRSGEVIMTPIEAPSGSDCDVSIIIPAHNEEESVAHLHQQIVDAMGQSAVAWQVVYVDDGSTDQTFQILDAIAQRDPRAVVVQLRRNFGQTAAIAAGIDHSSGTVIALLDADMQNDPADIPRLLEKLDEGYDLVSGWRRNRQDAFWNRRLPSIVANSLISAVTGVRLHDYGCTLKVYRRDILEHVQLYGEMHRLIPAYAGSVGARIAEMPVNHRGRRFGRSKYGMARTMKVLLDLLTTKFLSNYVTKPIYLFGGSGLGLAFIGFLLTAVVAVEKIFYGIWVHRNPLAWIAGFSFVSALQLMLMGLLAEMTVRIYHESQRKPTYLVRRVVNRPEDTVVVRHIRVRR; translated from the coding sequence ATGGAAGCCTCGCCCATCAAGCGATCGGGGGAAGTGATCATGACGCCAATAGAGGCGCCAAGCGGGTCGGATTGCGACGTCTCTATTATCATCCCCGCGCATAACGAAGAAGAAAGCGTCGCCCACCTCCATCAACAAATCGTGGACGCCATGGGGCAGTCGGCCGTGGCGTGGCAGGTGGTGTACGTGGACGACGGCAGTACCGATCAAACGTTCCAGATCTTGGATGCGATCGCCCAGCGGGATCCCCGCGCCGTCGTCGTGCAGCTCCGCCGCAACTTCGGCCAGACCGCGGCCATCGCGGCCGGCATCGATCACTCGAGCGGGACGGTCATCGCGCTCCTGGACGCCGATATGCAGAACGACCCCGCCGACATTCCTCGGTTGCTAGAGAAGCTCGACGAAGGGTATGACCTTGTGAGCGGCTGGCGGAGAAATCGACAGGACGCGTTCTGGAACCGGCGCCTGCCATCCATCGTGGCAAATTCGCTCATCTCCGCGGTGACAGGCGTCCGTCTGCACGACTACGGCTGCACGCTGAAGGTGTACCGGCGGGACATCCTGGAGCATGTCCAGCTGTACGGCGAGATGCATCGGCTGATTCCGGCGTACGCGGGATCGGTGGGAGCCCGCATCGCGGAGATGCCGGTCAATCACCGCGGTCGCCGGTTCGGCAGATCGAAGTACGGCATGGCGCGCACGATGAAGGTTCTCCTCGATCTGCTCACCACGAAGTTTCTGTCGAACTATGTGACAAAACCGATCTACCTCTTCGGCGGCAGCGGTCTGGGGCTGGCGTTCATCGGGTTCCTGCTCACCGCCGTGGTCGCCGTTGAGAAGATCTTCTACGGCATCTGGGTCCACCGAAACCCACTGGCCTGGATCGCGGGGTTCAGTTTCGTGTCCGCGTTGCAGTTGATGTTGATGGGCCTGCTCGCGGAAATGACAGTCAGAATCTACCATGAGTCGCAGCGCAAGCCTACATACCTGGTTCGCCGGGTCGTCAACCGTCCTGAGGACACAGTCGTTGTGCGGCATATCCGGGTTCGTCGCTAG
- a CDS encoding glycosyltransferase family 39 protein, with amino-acid sequence MGGDATRQARLVLALMLLAAVVRLVHLGLPPLWTDEAFSLWMARHSVPDIWRWTARLDAHPPLYYMLLHFWLALGDRVGTLRAFSTIAEMLTIPAAYLLGRALGGASLGLLTALLLALSPFNVWYGQEARMYPLLMLAATVALLGLVLVLRERPPRGAWGLYVVGMAAAVWTEHSAALLLATANVIVILLRGRPGVTSTFIRRWTVAQGLVVLAWSPILLMLAGQLRAGTAGPTSLSVWGATASLLPDAFSPLFGARPEPSTGARLGAAALALAVTVPLIVRGLLDSSTDRRWIRCVLIVWMLPIGCAVVLGLAGFPLLTPATLTAGYRTLIWTSLVPCLLTARGLLTLRRSGTRYAAVALVLLSCLAGLIVYYRTMPKWEAWDRAAAYVATSVASDDVILFHDNLVQLPFDYYFHRWGLTIPEHGVPRDFPDGGLREPRATPADTSRLRGMAGAYRRVWLVYSHEWWTDPRHLVPQALAAAGRVVDQRTFPGLPTIRIYLFQEQPR; translated from the coding sequence ATGGGAGGAGACGCGACACGGCAAGCACGACTCGTCCTTGCGCTGATGCTCCTCGCGGCGGTCGTTCGGCTCGTTCATCTCGGGCTGCCACCGCTGTGGACCGACGAAGCATTTAGCCTGTGGATGGCACGACATTCCGTGCCCGACATCTGGCGGTGGACAGCTCGGCTCGATGCACACCCGCCCCTCTACTATATGCTGCTCCACTTCTGGCTGGCCCTTGGCGACCGGGTGGGGACCCTACGCGCCTTTTCGACGATAGCAGAGATGCTCACGATCCCCGCGGCGTATCTTCTCGGCCGCGCGCTCGGCGGGGCGAGCCTTGGGCTTCTTACGGCGCTGCTCCTGGCCCTATCGCCGTTTAACGTGTGGTACGGTCAGGAAGCGCGAATGTATCCGCTCCTGATGCTCGCGGCCACCGTCGCGCTGTTGGGACTGGTCCTCGTGCTGCGCGAGCGGCCGCCGCGCGGCGCCTGGGGCTTGTACGTCGTCGGCATGGCCGCCGCGGTGTGGACCGAGCATAGCGCCGCGCTGCTGCTCGCCACGGCAAACGTGATCGTCATCCTGCTCCGCGGCCGCCCGGGTGTGACATCGACGTTCATACGGCGTTGGACCGTCGCTCAGGGCCTTGTCGTGCTTGCGTGGAGTCCGATACTGCTGATGCTTGCGGGCCAGCTCCGGGCCGGGACCGCGGGCCCGACGTCGCTCAGCGTGTGGGGCGCAACGGCCTCGTTGCTGCCGGACGCATTCTCGCCGCTTTTTGGAGCGCGCCCCGAACCGTCGACCGGCGCGCGCTTGGGAGCAGCCGCCCTGGCGCTCGCGGTGACCGTTCCCTTGATCGTGAGGGGCCTCCTGGATTCGTCGACCGACCGTCGTTGGATCCGGTGCGTTTTGATCGTCTGGATGTTGCCGATCGGGTGCGCGGTGGTCCTCGGCCTGGCAGGCTTTCCGCTGCTTACGCCGGCAACGTTGACAGCCGGGTATCGAACTCTGATCTGGACATCGCTTGTGCCGTGCCTGCTGACCGCCCGCGGCCTGTTGACGCTGCGCCGCAGCGGGACGCGGTACGCAGCCGTCGCGCTCGTTCTTCTGAGCTGCCTGGCCGGGTTGATCGTCTACTACCGAACGATGCCGAAGTGGGAAGCGTGGGACCGCGCCGCCGCTTATGTCGCGACGAGTGTCGCCTCGGACGACGTGATCCTCTTTCACGACAATCTTGTCCAGCTGCCGTTTGATTACTATTTCCATCGGTGGGGCCTGACCATCCCGGAACACGGTGTGCCGCGGGATTTCCCGGACGGCGGCCTGCGAGAACCCAGGGCCACGCCGGCCGACACATCACGACTGCGCGGCATGGCCGGCGCGTATCGCCGCGTCTGGCTTGTATACAGTCATGAGTGGTGGACGGACCCCCGCCACTTGGTGCCGCAAGCGCTGGCCGCCGCGGGGAGAGTTGTGGACCAGCGCACGTTCCCGGGTCTGCCGACGATTCGCATCTACTTGTTTCAAGAACAGCCGCGATGA